gaaatttatatcaaattcaaaatgtataatattgtgCAAAAAGTCTTCATTTACTATTGTTACTGGTTATTCAGATTCAATGCACGTATTTGTGTGATTTAAAAAGATTAACATAAACAAAGGTTCCTACAATGCTGCAGTTGTATTTAAGCTGCTTCCATCTTGACACTCCCTTTGGTTTACGCTTAAGACTCATTTCACTCCTGCAATCAAAAAGCAATCAAATTCTGTAGAATTCATCAAACTTTTCTCTTAAAAGAAAATTGGTGAAATTTGCTTGAAAATAGAATTGTTTATActgatttaaaatacaaaaaagagcACAACTGAATGAAAGCCAATACTCATGTGTTGTTTCTCAATAGAAcagaaaaatattataaaactacTTGTACAATGAATAAAGGCGAGTTGTGGGCTGTGTGTATTGTTCCTGGGATTAAAGCAGAATTGTGGTAAAAAccttttttcttcgaaaaacagaccaGCTAACAATTCCCATTCTCATTCATAAGAGGTTTGATCATGATAAATCTAACCTCTGATTCACTCGCTGCCAAATTGAGTGCAAAACTATAAATAGATTATTTTCCTGATGTCATGGTCGTCCAatcaaaatgcttgtttttttacTAAACTTGTCGATACTAAACTATCGGTCACTTACCATAGATACGCTGTTTTCCCGTGATCTAAATTATTCAGATAAATTGAGATTCATGTACAATGTTGAATATCGAAGGACAGTTCTTGATACCTCTATATCGAAGGTGTTCAAAGAAACCTTAAAATGGACcaaaatgttaatatacatTGAACATTAAAAGGTATCCAATAACATATTTTCCTTTATACATCACAGGAACTGGAATGATTTATATTAGTAATAATTAAGCTACGttggtttgaatatttttcttcaacATGAATTCTGTATGAGCCAAATGGATATATACGGCAAATTTTTGTCCTTGCTGTTGTGTTGCAATGTTAATGGATTGAAGATTTAAGATTTAAGTACAAAATATGCAGTCATTGTGTCATTTATAATCATACAAGAAGTATGATTCGCTTGTCTCATATCCGTTGTCCTTCAAGATTCCtaattttttgtgtttgttaggCTCTTTTTCATTGGCAATATGCAATCGCAACAGTTTGCCAACTCCAAGAGtatctttaaaaagaaaacagcgATACATCTCTGATTGGCTTAAAGTTTGCACTCAGAGTCATGTCGATTGAACCAGAGTGTGGTAcacatagcatcatcactctgatGAACGAGAATGATAATTTCTAAAAACTCATGTTTAATGGGAATTCATATATTATCTCTACATTACTGTCTACATCTACCTAATTTTCCTCTTAGCAGATAGTCTCAAGGTCATGGCCTTGATTTCATCATCATCCAGCCCCGACCCGTCAGGGTCATCCTGGTACTGTCGTAGCAGCTCCTCAGACACATCCCGCCCAGCAGGAATGTGAAGAGTCCCATGGTGAGACTTACGCTTTGACCCTCGATGTTTAATGGTGTTACCATGGGCTATTTCACTGGCAAGtttctctgaaaaaaaaacatacagcTGAGCACTCAAGCTTGTCGTTTActaatgtaaaatgtatttaaataatacaaacaacCATAGACAATCATGACCtttgaagacaaaaacaaaacattcataagAGTTATGGCAATGGTGTTATTGCCAGGTTCCTTTGATCCATAATTATATTCTACATTacatacattattataaatcaataaaattaaaacaagtcacagaatatttctaacaatacaatacaatagtcccataatgatttttttctccatggtaacattatttttaaatgaagtgtttaacttttgttattttgtccAAATTCACTTGTTCACCAAGTTAAAAATATCTTGTTTCTTGAGTTATCACAGGATACATTTTTCTGGATAGAGGGAGacttttaaactatttttgttcCACTTGTTTTGTCAAACAAAAATTGGTATTTTCACTATTATTGTTGCCATAGCAATCCCCATGTTTGACTGACTAACAATACATTGATGTGCATAATGCCCTAATcaatgtaccaagtttcattaacctaGCTAGAACACTTCTTGAGTTATTGCAGCATCCGGTGTTTCCTGATAGACAGTGGGTTAACCTGTAATACCCTCCGGTGAAACTGATAGGGTATTATTTAATTGGGCATATAAGCtctaaaataagtattttcaaaatatatttacaggGACATCaccaataaaaaacatatacaaaatgttGTCAATTAGTAAAACTTGTGAAAATAAGTGATGGCAAACTACCAAGTTGTTTGCTTGGCAAGGCATCCAATAATATTGCTGTATCCCTTGGTGTCTCCTCCTTTGCCCAGTGATGCCCCTGTGCTCCATCATCCGACAGGTCCCGCCTATCTAGGGGAATGACTGGCCCATCCTCCGGGTAGTAACTCCTCCCACCTGACTTTGAAGGAATGGGCGGAGGGAGATCTGACGGTCCTGCTTCTTCATAGCCAGGGTTTACTGTAATGTTTAAGTGAATTTTTAGTATATATGGGTATGTACACAAATGTTTTCTTTCTATCAGAATAACATAATTGTAATGAACATGGACTTTAAAGACTAAGTGGATTTCTTGGATTTATGGATTTTAGGACTTTAAGCATCATTTGGGTCACAGAGCTGCTACATAGGGCTTGAGCTCATTTATTCTAGATATTATGCCCTTAAAGAGTGTAACCCAACAGACATAAGTTTCATATTTCACTTATctgcatgatttttttttgtaataacaaatgacaaattaatattggttacttataaataaacaaaagattGTAGTAAAGTTTAGTGTAGTAAAGACTGGATAACAAGAGTCATATTTTACTTATCTGCATgaacttgtttatttattgtaataacaaattaatattggttatttatgaaaaacaaaaaaaacaaaagattGTAGACTAGTGAAGTGTTTTGGTCAACCTTAtacaattcaagggccatatcTCTGAATTTAATGATCTTGCTATTAATAGAACTTTAATAGTCAAGGTATTATGCCCATAAATGTTGTAAACAATCTTGGTATAGATTTGATAAGAAATGCTCAAGTCAGAGAGAGGACAAAGTGATTTTGGTCAAATTTTGACAATGCTaagacatattgtgaccaagtttggtaaatataatataacagGTGCTCAAGTAACAGAGCGGACATAAAAGTGTGAAGCCGCGGACAACTCGATCAGAGGTGACAATATGactttaaaatacaagcaaataaaacctttaatgatttgaaatcacctcatttgcattattttaaagtaCTTGGTAGATGTAGTTAATGATTTATAGCAATTCCTTTTGCTGAAAGCCAAAATTTGACTGCTTTGCATTTTATACGAGTACTGCGTTGTCTTTTACAGCATATTTAGTGACTATaatatgtatgtaatatatttgtACTGGTTGTGAGAGGAATTTGTTCCCTTCTTCTATAAGGATCTCTTCTTCCTGCAGCATCCATTTTCTAGGCAGTTGTTTTCATTCTGTAAAGGATAGATAAttctaaaattaacaaaacaatacatatctTTTTCATCTTTTTCACAATGTAATCTATGCTTAACTTATAATTTTCTTCATTACAAGTTCATACttataatagtaaaataaatcaCTCTGTTTTAGATTTGTATTTTTCACACAAGCACCCAGTCAACACACACATGTCTGTTAGTACTAGTAGCTAAAGAACTTAAGTGAACACGTTATATAAACCTTTTGGGACGTGTTGGCTAACTTAAATGCGTAGCAAAcatcaaaaaaatgaatatctaCATTAAAGTAATGGAAGCCTGAATTAGTTGGTAAGATATATCAGCATCTGCTAAAAATGTCTAAGGCGCGTAGGAAGCAAATTGACATTGGGGCCACGGAAGGGGTGGGCTCGGGAGTGGTGTGCCCTCCCGTCgagatttatttttcaattttaagcattgaaagacttgaTTTCCAGTGAgttaaggttttattttcatgttttcttcTAAACTTTTTTCGGTATAAACAGTTGATAGTTATAAAACTAATCTCGTTCAAGAACTGTATCTTGCGCAGTATGGTTATGAGCTGTGCTCTTTTGTTGGCTTTCGGAAAATATTTCTCCGATGTCTCCAGTCTGTGCAGGTAGGGTAAAATGTCTCTCAACGGCCTCTTTGACAATCAGACTGTTCATGTTTTCGGAACATTTGCGTTGTGTCTCTCCTATTGGTGAAGCAGATGCTGATGAACCCGCTCTAAACTTTTGTGTTGCCAATCTTGCCGCCTTTCATCGCTATTCTTGTTCACCGGAGTGATGAAACTATGCatgttagatttatcattatcaaacctctgatgaatgagaatgttgATCGCTGAAACACATGTAAAGCAGACACACAATCTGTAGCCTGCAGGCATAAAGAATAACATTTTGAGCAACAGCaacttattcattatttttcagtCATAAATACACCAgtatgtatttacttttaaatattcatattcacgCAGTCTCACATTACACAATGTATGTTAATTAACAAATTAGTGCCGTTTACCTCTTCATAGTGAGGCCACAAGTGACTTGGGAACCATTGTGAGTTGAATACTCTGTGTTCAGTTTTTTTAGTCCTCAAAAAAAATCTCTTTGGATATTCAAAATTTTAGGCCGATTTGGAATATCCATTTAAAGTCAAACTTTAATGTGGcatgtttgaaatatacatttccTGGCTATTTAATGACAATTCTGATTGAATgggtaaatataattatcacaatcaactagtttttgaaacatcaaaTTCAATACAAATAGTAATTGTCTTTGTgcatcttcttcttcttccacTAACCCGTCTTAAATAATCCACCGACTGTGTTAACGCCATTCACATGCCATTTAGCTAGATGGTGTAATCATGCACTGGTGCCCTATATATTCAATATCCTGTCAGACCAGTAAATATTCACAGCCCCATTGCCATTACTGGCCAGAATATTGAGGCTGCGGACCCAGCTCCTACGCGCCTCTGTCAGTCTTCCCGAAATTGTAAAAATTCTGCACTTTGGAAGTTTTTGCAtgtccaaaaaaatatttgcctgtCCGAACAAATATGTCATAGTATAcataaagagtaaaaaaaatgaatgtcaactgTTTTTAATGCTTTCCTGATTTAGTtcacaaaagaaaacaacaacatataaacactaCATTGACATGTTgtttagtaaaaataaacacacttggtctcgcaaaaaaaatatttaaacaccgCCGCCATTAAGGTGCTTTCTGTTTTTTCGGTCGTCCGGTAATTCCACCAACCGTCGCCATTTTGACTGCAGATGAAGTATATCGAGCGCCGACAATTTTGATTGTACTTTGTTGCAAACCAAGAACCTATCAAAACTGTTGTAATTAAATGCCTTTTAATACTGATGAATCGTATTTACTCATTTATCACCGGGAATCAAAATCATGATAGCATATCGGAAATCCGAAATTACAGACTTTTGGCGATGTTATGTGACGTCAATATCAGTATGGGATCAACTAACTACCGCAAAGGCAAATAATCAGCGGAAGTTTTTATAGACATTTTGCTTTCAAATACCTTTTCGGTATTTAGTCGTCTCAAAATATGTCGGTCGTCCGGACCGTCATTTTCGTAAGACCTGCCGGACCCGTACAAAATTTGCCGGACATGTCTGGCGGACCGGCACATTTCGGGAAGACTGCTCTGTCTTTAGTTAGGTTTTTTAATGATGCGGTGCGCCATCAAACCTGCGGCctctggattgacagtcaagtgtgtaaccactagaccacggatccgccattGTACTTGATAATGATATTGCAAGTGTGAATTGTAAGCGAATGGAAGACTGAGAAGCCATACAACTGTCAGACCATCAGCTGagtgtagtctaaaataatagacgtgttatacgggattcttccaatccctaacgtctaaacgggaatgtgcaaaaaacgggggtgttttaaaaatattgaaattgttttaagtgaagtattttatggttgaaattgatcataaatagctatattcatattttaccatgtaagtgaaatgttattttgcactaaacaagcatttaatgcattaaaacaagttgtttacctttccaataaaacgaaagttgactgacacagacaacaattatgcgaaggggaacaactagatacaatcgtaataactcggcctcctccgacaaagcttcgagatagacctcgttatacaatcgtaacaactcggacatggccgaaatgttccgagcgatttaaaactgtgccctgaagccttgcaggtgcccttcatgtatatatcgttatgttttgacagaatgaaatgaagaaaagccgtcaaactcataattataagttggatatttattttttgtgtacggaactaatataaaataacattatctggtaatatttcttgtttttatattttatatacgctatatgctttaacccggaatcctgatcggaacaactacccacttttgatactaaacaatttgtacttgaaggatttgccatatcaaaaatctaaaaaaaaatcagtcaacgtacaattatttggactacagcTGAGTGTTGATCAGTGTTGAAGTGAAATTCTGATTTTGACAGTTCCTGTAAATAATTTGTTCAAACAATTAGAAAGAACGAAAAAACACGaagaaaactatttcgaaaGCAGACATAGAGAGCAAACCTGAATATTTGGTCgaatatgttataatttgtcTACTTCCTTGATACCCTGATACTTCTTTTTGATCTGAGTCACCAAACGCTTTAACTCCACCCAAATTGTCGTGCCCTATTGTACACGGATTGAATACTTAGCTCTTCTTCCTTGACTTATTTCTGCATTAAACAgtcaaaatgcatacatgtctttctttttcaataaaataaccTGCTATGCTGATAAGACTCATTGGAATATTGCAAATATGTAAAACTTTTTTCTACGGACTTTTTACATTCGACAATGTTTACATAATCACCGATCAGGGACTTCCTGGATATTGTAAACAATCTGTCAAATATTTGTTCCTTCAGACACATTTATCAGTAAATGTGAGATTAAAACAAGGCAAATTAATATAATGAAGCAATAAGCTGgataacattttgaatatttaaaacttatattaatatgtcactaatacttttttaacaactgtctcagtttaaacatttatccAAGAGTATACAAAGCTATTCAATTGTagcacatattttaaataaaatcaaaggcCCCTCCCCCTGTTTTCAAAGTCTTTTTAAGAAGTACAATACTCAGGACTGGAGTAGGTGATGTGCTGAAACCCCAAAATGGCATTAATTCAGTATGCAGACTAGCAAAAGTGCTAATTATTTTGCAGGAGTCTGGTTGAAAATGgagtatttaaatttaaattctgAGCATGTATATGGTATGAAACAATCGAGAAACTTTACAAGAAACCATCCTACTCTATGGTAGTGCATAGAAATGACTGCCAGAACCTTCTGCCATGTTTCACTCTTGGCAGTCTATTCCTGTGGCCTTTGACAACAAGTATATTTTTCTTATAGTCTTTATTATTGCGTAGAGAAAATGGTATTCTTTGTTTACAGCAAAATGGGTCAGTATGCAAGTATTTTCATCACCCCTGCAAACAAAGCTGTGAGCAAGAACACCCATCCAAGAAAACCCAACTGGATTACTGCACATGCCATAGCTTCAGAATGTATGTAATCATTCTGACAAAGACagttacattgtatataaagttcaattttatttattttttaaaacatgtcaagtgttttaataaatattataatagcataaacaatgataatttaagtaatttttaatttataagatTAATGACTTCAAAGTAAagaataaatacacatttttctattattttactTGCAAATTCAGCTGAAATAAACCCTGTATTCCAGTAAGTATAGCGGAGGTTGAGCGTCTGTGGGTGCGTTTCCAGCAGTTGGGATGCAACCCAGATGGAGAACTCACAGACAGCACCATCATGAAGGCAGACTACAGCCAGgatgttttcatgaaaaatgtaagagcTGTAAAATGAACGATAATGCACTCAATTGCTTTCATATGAGATCGCTTTATGCACAAATACATAAATCACAAATGTGTTTAAGAATACATACATCATCATGCTAATCTATAACTTAATATGCTTTCTAGGGATAATGACACAATTTGGTGCAAGTATAATTATGTAACTTTCATCATAAGAAACAAAgtgaaattataaattaaccACTATCATgcaaacagttgtcaaaataaaagcaattttgaactatgtcatttttgtttcagtatgaatgtttgttttagaaTGTTTGGCTCTCAGTCTGTTTCAGCATATTTGTTGGTTGCACCGGTttatatgtgaaatattttgaactttataATATAATCATCAATTTCTTTAGCATTGCATTAATTGTGCTCACTATTCAAATCCTgtgatatacattgtatttctttttgatTAGATTTTGAAGAAGTACATGGAGGGCAACACAAAGAAGGTCACATTTGAAAATTTCCTTAGAGCACTGAAATGGGTTGAGCAGTCTACTATTGATGAAAAAATCAGAGGTTAATTTGGCATTTTCCTTTACTGTAGGTTACAAATTGCGATcaagtttgcattatatttatggAAATTAACACCTCTGATATTTGAGAAAGATATCATTTTATGAAGAGCACTGttgtttgaaaatgacaaaaagaaataaaaaatatttttgataaaagatACAAAGGTTAACATTAGAATGAACTGTATTGTAAATAGTTCCTAAAATGTTATTCCTCCATATTTCACAACCACATTGTGCATTTATATGATTGCAGCCATGTACCACTTCCTTGGTAATGGCCAGCCACTCACACCAGACCTCATGGTAAAAATCTTAGAGAGAGTTTATCCACAGGATAAGGGGGTAAGACTTACATTTTTTGACTTTCAAATATAAAAGGGATTGGCTTGTCtcatgtaataaataaatcCAAGAATTTAAAGGGCACATCATGGTCACATTCCTATGGCTTCTCATAATGCACACTAGTACACTCTATCATGATTCCATAAGCTAAAAGGGGAcaaaaatggaataaactaaTGAATTAAATAGTGCGACATACAGTCTGTGTATTTTTTAGTAATATTATTAGTAATATTACCAATTTTAGCATCAACAGATTAATGATCTCCAGACTTTTGtatcaaaaataataagtttattcaaaatattcttttcatgTGCTTTATTGAAATCAGTGGCTTTTTATTCCTTTTATAAATACAGGAACCAATCAAAAAAATTGTGGAGATTTTATTCCAAGTGATGGACACAGATGGTAAAAGTAAGTATCTGAAGTATTTATCACCTTttcagtattattattaaaatacatctATTGTAATGAATTGGCAATTGGTTTTAATTTATAAGAGAACATGCAGTCTATGCGTCATTTACTTCTCACAATGCTGATATATTCAGCAAAGATTTgctgagtttggtttgtggtcattaagctggacaagtgggtttcctctgCGTTTGctggtttccccaacaacacaagaccacactcacaCGTTATTTCATGTGAGcgaaagtgattaatataatgcatCTTCGGCAGAGTTTCTTGGTTCTTTGGGCATAGCATGTGGCTGCCTCCAGTAAGAGTAGAAATTTGGCCATTGATGTGGttaaatattgcatataatgTGTCACCATTATCTGGAGAAGTATTTTAGCCAAAGTCATTAAACAGGAATGTTGAACAGCAAGTGAACTTGTGcatctgatattttgtttgtgagTTATGGCCTTCACAGAATTAAAACAAGGCAAACAGAGCATGAAATTTTGGTATTACACTTACATGTGTATCTAAAACATACTTTAGTTAGAGTCAAACCCTTCACAAAGTTTTAGTCTGCCATATTTCTGCTTATAAACTTTCATCAATTTAACCATCTCGTACATCTGGACTCtttcatgtttgtatttgtttttcagaGGCGCTAGATGAGGAGAAGTTTCTCCGAGGAGTTCGGAAGATCCCGCCCCAGGTACTTGACCAGTACCTGACCTTCCAGATACTGCCAGACGAAATGAAGGAACGACTTCATAAGAACCTACAAGAGGTCAGAACTTTACTTGTATTGATAGACagttctgtttgttttttcctAAACGTATGTTAAACAATTGTTCTTTGATGGAATCTAGGTCAATACTGGATAATGCACTTaattaatatgaattatttgataaaataatatcagaATTAACCACCAGAGTTAAACCTCcattattttgtctatattaCCTAAACCTACCTGTAAAATGGTTGGATGCAAATGCTTCACATAGTAttgacatttttctcttttatctaccggtaaataatgtttttaactaAGATACTGAAAACATTAGCTGACAGGCCAATgagaatattatttttctaagtATCTTACATTGTCCAACAAAATCAGGATGATGCATACTGTACAGTGTTCACTTCAAATAAAGGAAAACCTTTTAATCCAGTTCAGGTCAGAGAGCCAGATAGCAGGACCATCAAATGCCCCCCAAAACAGAACTCCAATGAATGCACGTCGGGCAAAGCAGGTTGTCCCGGACCAAGCATGCCGAGAAGTGTCAGAGAAAATCTTCAAGAAGGACTGGCTTAGAGTGGCTAATAAGCTGGGCTTCTTTACCCAGGATGTTCAAGAAATACAGAGTGCCTACCCCAACAATGCACAACATCAGGTTCTCTTCACATTTATCAATAAGctattattatttcttgtctCAAGTAGCTCCTACAGGTACTTCATACTTTTCTGATTTTAACTGACCAAAGCAGACCTTTTTCTGTGATCAACATGGCTGCCATTAcctgaaaatatgttaaattttttattaaaaatacccataacataattatacagatCATATGTGTCAACTAGGAGCCTGTatacattattgtatttttttatttataggtgTACCAGATGTTGAAGCAGTGGAAGGAGCGAGATGGAGACGAGGCCACACTGGAAGTCCTGGAGAAGGCTCTCGCGGACTGTGGCATGCACGACGCTGCCATCATCCTCACCAGCTACTGATTACATCATTTTCTCAGCTACTGAGTGTTGTCCAAAGCTCTAGCTTATAGAAATGCTAAGGACTATGGCACATGGCACTACCAATCATTCTCACCAGCTACTGAATGTCAGCCACCGAGACTTGCATCACCAGGCACTGTCAGTCACTATGACCACTGTCACTCAAGTTTCTTGAATATTTAAGTAAATGCACTCACATCTGAGATCCTCTTATCTGTCACAAAAGCTGTCATCATTATCTTCCATAGGTCTTGTTAAAGGCTGCGCCTGTGACAAGTAATGTCCCTTAGTGACTGTTGAAGATGAAAAGATTAGATCACTGAAAACTGAAACAGATTTTCTACCAAACTGAATGACCAATTCATTGTCAAATATCTAGATTGCAGAAATGTTTGTATGTCATTCgcatatatttgtattgatgTGAAAACTGATGTGACTGATGTGTTGAAATTTAATTTACCgttatcaattatttgtttacaatgtatGGAGTATTTTGTTGTATAGCGTTATTACTGTTGCCTCTTCTGATCTACCTCATTTGTGTTATGATCATAAGACACTGGTTGAAGACCCAGGTAACTGCCTGTTCTCTCAccctgtgtgtgtgtgtgtgtgtaagcttatttatactcacacTCAGGGAAGGCCCATTCAGCGAGTGCTTTGATAAGATTTGATAGTCATTtgggagcatagtgcacagacagaatggcATGAAGCAAGACATTAAATGTCAATCTTTGTTAAACTGAATTATGTTgaatttgtatgtttataatgatgtCAAACATCtggatttttaaataaagttaataaaggagtgtttttcttttcaacTAAGACAAgaatttttcataattaaacagttgacaaaatatatatttatttcattttaagtgaaaaatacaatttgaaaatcCTTGATATAACATAcgcttttataaaaaaagacagTTCTGAAGattcaaaacacaaacattttaagagTACTTCTATGCAAGAGACGCTTGATCAGTCTGTCTGTGTTCAATTCTTTATTTCCAGGTGATTGCGCATGTTTGAGCTAGTCTCCATGGGAAAACCTAGATTGTCAagcacatactgaaagttttgAGCTTGAAAACTACCATGTGaaatgtttgaacaaaaaaagatcgctttttatataaattttgttcAACAGTATGCATTATAGCATCATCCAGGGTTGACGGAAGTGTCCAAAAAATGTCAAGTCACATCTTTATATCTAATTGTCTATCAACTTTATGACAATTATCTGCAGAATATCCAAGATATTCTCCATACCCATCAGGAACCACTGCTATACACTCAACATTTATGATTCTTGAATTGCTTTCAACAGTGGTCATGTAACTGAAGCAATTGTCAAATCTTGACAGAATTTCGTTACAATGTGCATATGTCTCTGATAAGTTTGATCACCTTCCGAAATGTCCAATACTGAAAGAAAGCCTTTCAAAAAATAGTGtggaatttattttattgaacagCAATGTTTTACAGCATTATTAATGCAGAATCAAACACAGTAACGTCCAGATTACTTTTATTAACTTTCCGTACAATTGCATCTATAAAATAGCACTAAGTGGCAATATAATAACACTTGTGTTAATATTTATTCCCAAAATACCGTTACACTATGTGTAAAGCCTAATACATGAACACAGCAGATCTGGTGCATGGAAGTGAAGGCATAAGTTTGTCAATTAATGTTTCACATATCCTTCTGCACATAGtatttaaacat
Above is a genomic segment from Mya arenaria isolate MELC-2E11 chromosome 2, ASM2691426v1 containing:
- the LOC128220136 gene encoding uncharacterized protein LOC128220136 isoform X1; translation: MVFFVYSKMGQYASIFITPANKAVSKNTHPRKPNWITAHAIASELSIAEVERLWVRFQQLGCNPDGELTDSTIMKADYSQDVFMKNILKKYMEGNTKKVTFENFLRALKWVEQSTIDEKIRAMYHFLGNGQPLTPDLMVKILERVYPQDKGEPIKKIVEILFQVMDTDGKKALDEEKFLRGVRKIPPQVLDQYLTFQILPDEMKERLHKNLQEFRSESQIAGPSNAPQNRTPMNARRAKQVVPDQACREVSEKIFKKDWLRVANKLGFFTQDVQEIQSAYPNNAQHQVYQMLKQWKERDGDEATLEVLEKALADCGMHDAAIILTSY
- the LOC128220136 gene encoding uncharacterized protein LOC128220136 isoform X2; translation: MGQYASIFITPANKAVSKNTHPRKPNWITAHAIASELSIAEVERLWVRFQQLGCNPDGELTDSTIMKADYSQDVFMKNILKKYMEGNTKKVTFENFLRALKWVEQSTIDEKIRAMYHFLGNGQPLTPDLMVKILERVYPQDKGEPIKKIVEILFQVMDTDGKKALDEEKFLRGVRKIPPQVLDQYLTFQILPDEMKERLHKNLQEFRSESQIAGPSNAPQNRTPMNARRAKQVVPDQACREVSEKIFKKDWLRVANKLGFFTQDVQEIQSAYPNNAQHQVYQMLKQWKERDGDEATLEVLEKALADCGMHDAAIILTSY